CTCAGGGGATTCTTTGGGATTCTATAGATGGGGATCTTGTTCGCTTGGTGTTTTTAATTGGAGGCCCAGAAAATGCGCCTTTGGAGTATCTTAAGTTGTTATCCACGCTGACTCTGGTATTAAGAGATGAATCGAGAAGGCAGGGGCTTTTACAGGCAAAAACTGTAGAAGAAGTTATGAATGTATTTGTAGGAACGTAGCGTTATGGATCTAAAATTAGAAGAGGTAGCTTCTCTATTAGACGTTTCCGAACATACTATGCGTCAGTGGCTAGAGGAAGGCTCTATTCCTAGCTATCAGATGAATAACGAGCTGTGGTTTAATCGTGAAGAGATTGAAGATTGGATCTTGCACCATCAATCTTCTGTGATCAAAGAACAGCCAGAAGATCTGTATGAAAAAAGGCGAGATCCTTTTTTAAAGTACAGCCTATATAAGGCGGTATATCGTGGTGGTGTGCTTTGTAATGTCTCCGCAAACTCTAAGGCAGAAATTCTAGAGTATGTTTCCAAGTATGTTGCAGAAAAGTTTGCTTTGGATGCGACAGTACTTTATGAAATGCTTTCCTATAGGGAAAGTTTAATGTCTACAGGTATTGGAGAAGGGATCGCTCTTCCTCATGCTAAAGATTTTCTATTGAATGCGTATTACGATATAGTAGTTCCTGTATTTCTTTCCACGCCTGTAGATTTCGGGGCACTAGATGGGAAGCCTGTGCATATCTTATTTTTCCTCTTCGCCTGCCAAGATAAAAGTCATTTGAATTTAGTCAATAAAATTGTGCATTTGGGGATGTCTTTAGAAGCTAGAAGATTTTTTAACGGGTTTCCAGATAAAGATCAGCTTCTTGCTTATATTAAGGAGTGGGAGTCGCAAACTCATTAATTTTTAAAGCTTATAAAAGATTTGTACGTCCGAGTTGTGAAAAAAACCCTATTGTTGTTATGTTGATCTCATAGGTTCCTCTAGGAGATTATAGTGGCATGATGACCTCTAAACGTACCTCACAACTGGCTTTGCTTTCGGTTTTTTTGATATTTTCTCATGATGTGGGTTATGCGAGTTCTGGGGTTGCGGTAACTTCAAGTATGACCTATGTAAGGCCTTCTGCAGAATCAAAGGCTGAAAAAGAACCTCAGGCCAGAAAAAGACAGCCAAGGAAGTTTGTTCAAGGTGAAGATGCTAAGTCTTTACGTCAAAAAAAAGGGCTTTTTTCCTTTTTTCAAGGGAGAAGTGATAAATCAGTAGAAACACTCTCGCGGAAAACAGTAAAGTCGAGACAAGCTCTTGTTAGAGCAAAATCTCCTCAAACAGGTGACAGTGTTACACAAGTAGAGCCTCAGATTCAGTTCCGTCCTCAAATTCTGAGTAATTCTGAAAGTGCTCAAGAAAAAGAAGAAGAGGCTTCTTTGCAAGAGCTAGTAAGTAACGTCTCTCTTCCTGTGTTTTTGCTTCCCAACCTCTCAGCAATGGAGCAGAGCCAGAAAGCACTTCTTTTGCAGGAGTTAATTAAAGATCAAAAAGCTGCAAAAAGAAAATCAGCAAGACAAACTCTCGAAGCTCGAGAAGGTGTAAAACTTGCTAGGGATGGTCGTGTAACTTCAACGTTGCGCTATGATATTGAAAAGGCTGCTGCTACTAGGGAAAAACGCAAAGCCTCTATACATCCTCGAGTTCGGTCAGAAAAGTCTTCTTATGCCAGAAGAGAAAGAAAATCAGGTGTTTCTAAATCTGAGATTCCTCAAAAAGAAGAGAAAAGTGCTGAAGCTAGCCGTGTAGAGGATTTCTATGGCAACGTATTGGCAAAAGAGAATACAAATATAGGTTCCTATCTTGATGCCAAGCAGAGCCGCTGTGACTCTTCAGAAACAGATTGGCCCTGTCCTTCCTGTGTTTCTAAGCGTAGAGCTCATGCAAGCATTTCCGTGTGCACGATGGTTGTGACTGTCATTGCTATGATTGTAGGAGCCTTAATTATCTCGAATGCGAGCGATAGCCCTACTTCTTCAGGTTCTGGTTCCACAGGTTCTGGAGCTGCTACAAATCCCTAAGAGCATTAAAGGGTAGCGTTGCCTTTAAGTTGTTGAGTTTTTGAGGGATTTGGTTTAGACCTGAAATTATTCTCGAAACAAGCTCTTAGTTTTCTTCCCTTATCTGTGTATAATTGTTTTATATAGTTAAGATTTTTTTTGTCATGTCTCATAACATAGATCCTTCATTAAAAAACCCTCATATTAATCCTATACGAGTTCCGGTTTCTTTTAGAGAGAGGTGTCCTAAGACTGCAGCAGCTCTACGGATTATGGGAATTGTGTTGGGAATTATTGCCATTGCTGCTGCAACAGTTCTTCTTGTAACGGGAGTTTCTTGTGGCTTTCCTATAAGTGTTGTATTACTGGGATTAGGGAGCGCTGTTTTGCTGGGGGGAGCAGTTTCTCTAGTCAAGAATGCAGTTACCTCTTGGAAAGAGCGCAATCGCAATAATTTAATATCTTCAAAGACATGGAATTATCAAGGAATTCAGAAGTGTAATCCTAAATTGAATTTTGATGTTCCTAATACTTGGCCACTTTTTGATCGCGTTAAGGATTTGCTTTCTAACTATAAGCTTTCAGTAGATTCTCATACGTCATCTATTTTAGAAGAAATTTGTCTAGATGATAAAGAGGTTCCTCCACTGCAACATTTGATTTTAGAAAACTCTTCGAGTAGTTTTTCTTACAAGAAGCATTTTGTTTCAGGGGCTGAGAGAGGTGAGAACAGAGATTCTCTTCGCGAGCTTCTTTTAGACGAGCATACTTCTTTGAAAGAGATTGTTGATGATATTGTGGACAACCATAAGCAGTGTATAGAGCTTTTAGAGAAACGAAAGGATCTACTTATAACAGAAGGACATTCTTCTTCTCTTCATGTTCCTGGTGTAGAACATAGAAACCTACACCTTACCCAAATTTGTTCGCATATTATCGATGGCTTATCTGCAGCAGGAGGAGTCTTTTCTATCAAGGTCCCAACACTCAGCCCCAATATGAAAAAAGTTTGGGTTGCTGTAACAACAGTACTCATGGTTAGCGTAGTTACAGCTATTGTTCTAGCAGCGATTTTTGCTTCTGGAGGAGCATTCTTCATACCTGTTTTGGCATCGGTTGCTGTATCTGGAGGTCTTCTTGTTGTCGTTTTTTCTTACCTAACAAGATATCTACTAAGTAAAACTAAAAAAAATAGACGAGAGCTTATTCAAGGGATTAAACGGTCTTTAGATTTCAATCAGTTAAAGGCGATCTCAGATTTACAGGCGCAATTATTAATTTCACTTCAATATGCTTTAGAAAAAGAAAAAAAAACAGCTTTGAAGTACAAGGATGTGCAGAGGAGAATGGCTATTCTCAAAAGTAGTCTTGCTAGGGATTTCGGAGATTTTGGAGAAATCATGCAAAACATAAGAGCAAGGCTAGCAGAGCTTCGTATAAGAGAAGAGGATGATGTCTATAGCAGTGATCTATTGCACACGGATGAGACATTAAAAGCCTTATCACAGAAATACAGTCGTTTGCGCAATGCGGTTCTTGTTAAGGAAGAAGAAGAGAAAAAGCTTCTTAAAAGTAACGAGGCCAATAAGATGCAAGAAGATCTAATAGAGCTGTACGGCTACTTCTCTGATTTCCTTCAGTATACAAAAAATGTTGTTAGTATCGCAATCTCTATGCAAAACGATCTTATTAAGAAAGTAGAAAGAAATAGCTAACAGCTATTTCTTTCTTGATTTTTTGAACCACAGTGAAATGCTCTTATACATGTTTCCCATGAAACCAGGGTTTTGGTATCTAGGTTCCTCACAATCAAATGTCTGGTAGTTCCTGGATGGCGTTAGCTCTTTTTCTACGAAGACGTCATCATCAAATGACAAAACGCCATCGTCGTCGTCGTCCTTATTAAAATCAGAAAAAAGCGATAATATATTTGAACTCCCTGAAGAGTCACCTTGTTTATTGTTGTTGTTCAAGCAGCTTTTAGTTTGAAAAGTTGTCCTCCCGAATATAGGGATGGGGTTGTAAGTTTCTGGGGAAGGACTTTCTGGGGGAAGAGGGGGAAGCTGTGCAGATTGTTTAAAAGGGTTCCTAAAGGAAAACTTTGAAGGTTCTTTAGATGAAGGCTCTTTAGATGAAGGCTCTTTAGGTGAAGGTTCTTTAGGTGAAGGTTCTTTAGGTGAAAGTTCTTTAGATGAAGGTTCTTTAGGTGAAGGCTCTTTAGGTGAAAGTTCTTTAGATGAAGGTTCTTTAGGTGAAGGTTCTTTAGGTGAAAGTTCTTTAGATGAAGGTTCTTTAGGTGAAGGTTCTTTAGGTGAAAGTTCTTTAGGTGAAAGTTCTTTAGATGAAGGTTCTTTAGGTGAAAGTTCTTTAGGTGAAGGTTCTTTAGGTGAAGGTTCTTTAGGTGAAGGCTCTTTAGGTGAAAGTTCTTTAGATGAAGATGTCTCAAGATCTTTGAGTTCGTGTTGCTTCCGAACGTTTTCCTGTCTTTTCACTAAGAGAGAGCGGTGCAGTTGTTTAAGCTCTGGAAGCTGTGTATAGTGTATTTGTTGGAGCATCGCTTCAAAAGATTGAAGTGTTTGCACTCCTACATTGTCGATATCTTGAGAAATCTCATCAAGAAGTGTTGTTCCATAAATTTTATTTTTTATAGGGAAAGCAAGAAGTAGAGCAATGAGAATGGAAGATATTGTGATTGATAGGCTAATGCCTAATACATACCAGTTATTGTTTAAAACAGCATAACAAGCGAGTGCTGAAGAGCCCAAAGCTAGAAGAATAGTAA
This genomic stretch from Chlamydia pecorum E58 harbors:
- a CDS encoding PTS sugar transporter subunit IIA, with product MDLKLEEVASLLDVSEHTMRQWLEEGSIPSYQMNNELWFNREEIEDWILHHQSSVIKEQPEDLYEKRRDPFLKYSLYKAVYRGGVLCNVSANSKAEILEYVSKYVAEKFALDATVLYEMLSYRESLMSTGIGEGIALPHAKDFLLNAYYDIVVPVFLSTPVDFGALDGKPVHILFFLFACQDKSHLNLVNKIVHLGMSLEARRFFNGFPDKDQLLAYIKEWESQTH